Proteins co-encoded in one Dendropsophus ebraccatus isolate aDenEbr1 chromosome 9, aDenEbr1.pat, whole genome shotgun sequence genomic window:
- the NUDT1 gene encoding oxidized purine nucleoside triphosphate hydrolase produces the protein MFTSKLLTLVMVVQPQRILLGMKKRGFGAGRWNGFGGKVQQGETIEEAAKRELWEESGLTTDTLQKIGNIKFEFVGSTELLDVHIFRADEFKGEPTESEEMRPKWFSLDKIPYEGMWPDDYIWLPLLLQKKKFLAYFKFEGHDKILDYKLEEVNDI, from the exons ATGTTCACGTCTAAGCTGCTCACCCTGGTCATGGTGGTCCAGCCACAGAGGATTCTGCTGGGCATGAAGAAGCGTGGCTTCGGTGCTGGCAGATGGAATGGGTTTGGTGGTAAAGTCCAGCAAGGAGAAACCATTGAGGAAGCCGCAAAACg AGAACTCTGGGAAGAAAGTGGTCTGACTACCGACACCCTACAGAAAATCGGAAACATCAAATTTGAATTTGTCGGGAGCACAGAGCTACTTGATGTCCATATCTTCCGAGCAGATGAGTTCAAAGGAGAACCAACAGAAAGTGAGG AAATGCGCCCCAAGTGGTTCTCGCTAGACAAGATCCCTTATGAGGGTATGTGGCCCGATGACTACATATGGCTGCCCCTATTGCTGCAAAAGAAGAAATTCCTGGCCTACTTCAAGTTTGAGGGGCATGATAAAATTCTGGACTATAAACTGGAAGAAGTAAATGATATATGA